A region from the Tahibacter amnicola genome encodes:
- a CDS encoding argininosuccinate synthase, whose translation MSQKDIVLAFSGGLDTSFCIPYLRERGYTVHTVFADTGGVDAEERAYIEARATELGAASHVTVDGGPAIWSGFVKPFVWAGEGYQGQYPLLVSDRYLIVEAALKRCDELGTTLIAHGCTGMGNDQVRFDLAVKALGDYTIVAPIREIQREHKEVRAYEQKYLEDRGFSVRAKQKSYTINENLLGLTMSGGEIDRWEIPGPGARGWCAPRSEWPAQALHVEIVFEQGEAVALNGERMAGHAILARLNTLFASYGVGRGLYTGDTTIGLKGRIIYEAPGLVSLLAAHRALEEAVLSRPQNRFKPEIARRWVELVYEGFYHDPLKADLEAFLASSQRCVNGTVVLESVGGTVNAVAVRSPHILNAKGATYAQSADWGVAEAEGFIRLYGMSSTLWAEVNRGQGD comes from the coding sequence ATGAGTCAGAAAGATATCGTCTTGGCATTTTCAGGCGGACTGGATACCAGTTTCTGCATTCCCTATCTGCGCGAACGCGGCTACACGGTGCACACCGTATTTGCTGATACGGGGGGCGTGGACGCCGAGGAGCGGGCCTATATCGAGGCGCGCGCCACCGAGCTTGGCGCCGCCAGTCACGTCACGGTCGACGGTGGTCCGGCAATCTGGTCCGGATTCGTCAAACCCTTCGTCTGGGCCGGCGAGGGATACCAGGGCCAGTATCCGCTGCTGGTGTCCGATCGTTATCTCATTGTCGAAGCCGCCCTCAAACGCTGCGACGAGCTCGGCACGACCCTCATCGCGCACGGCTGCACCGGCATGGGCAACGACCAGGTGCGTTTTGACCTTGCGGTGAAAGCCCTCGGCGACTACACCATCGTTGCGCCGATCCGCGAGATTCAGCGCGAACACAAGGAAGTGCGGGCGTACGAGCAGAAATATCTGGAAGACCGCGGATTTTCGGTGCGCGCCAAGCAGAAGAGCTACACGATCAACGAGAACCTCCTCGGGCTGACCATGTCCGGCGGCGAGATCGACCGCTGGGAAATTCCCGGGCCGGGCGCGCGCGGCTGGTGCGCACCGCGCTCCGAATGGCCGGCACAGGCATTGCACGTGGAAATCGTATTCGAGCAGGGCGAGGCGGTGGCGCTCAACGGAGAGCGCATGGCGGGCCATGCCATCCTCGCCCGGCTCAATACACTGTTCGCGTCCTACGGTGTCGGGCGTGGGCTTTACACGGGCGACACGACGATCGGCCTGAAAGGCCGCATCATTTACGAGGCGCCCGGCCTGGTTTCCCTGCTCGCCGCGCATCGCGCGCTGGAAGAGGCCGTGCTGTCGCGGCCGCAGAACCGCTTCAAGCCCGAGATCGCCCGGCGCTGGGTCGAGCTGGTGTATGAGGGCTTCTACCACGATCCCCTCAAGGCTGACCTGGAAGCCTTCCTGGCCTCCAGCCAGCGCTGCGTCAACGGCACGGTCGTGCTGGAATCCGTGGGCGGAACTGTCAATGCCGTCGCGGTGCGTTCGCCGCACATACTCAATGCCAAGGGTGCGACGTATGCGCAGTCGGCGGATTGGGGCGTGGCCGAAGCCGAGGGATTCATCCGTCTCTACGGCATGAGCTCGACGCTGTGGGCTGAAGTCAATCGCGGCCAGGGTGACTGA
- a CDS encoding glycine zipper 2TM domain-containing protein: MSRTLLLILAAGLVMSQTVSAQEDRGRSDEAVHYAWADVVRVDPIYTYERVSRPERECYDERVTHREDGRGNNTGATVLGAIIGGALGNQVGKGDGRKAATIAGAVAGGAIGNSAARRDDRTYTSTERHCREVDGGYEERRVNGYDVEYRYRGETYMSRLDYDPGERIRVRVSVTPAE, encoded by the coding sequence ATGTCGCGTACGTTGCTGCTTATCCTCGCCGCCGGGCTCGTCATGAGCCAGACAGTCAGCGCCCAGGAAGACCGGGGTCGCTCCGACGAGGCAGTGCACTACGCCTGGGCCGATGTGGTCCGCGTCGATCCGATCTATACCTATGAACGTGTCAGCCGCCCCGAGCGCGAGTGCTATGACGAGCGCGTGACCCATCGCGAAGACGGCCGGGGCAACAACACCGGCGCTACGGTGCTCGGCGCCATCATCGGTGGCGCGCTGGGCAATCAGGTCGGCAAGGGCGACGGGCGCAAGGCGGCCACCATTGCCGGTGCGGTCGCCGGCGGCGCCATCGGCAACAGCGCGGCCCGGCGCGATGACCGCACCTACACCAGTACCGAACGCCATTGCCGTGAAGTGGATGGCGGCTACGAAGAGCGTCGCGTGAACGGCTACGACGTCGAGTACCGTTATCGGGGCGAAACCTACATGTCGCGCCTCGACTACGATCCGGGCGAGCGCATCCGCGTACGGGTCAGCGTCACGCCGGCCGAGTAA
- a CDS encoding N-acetylornithine carbamoyltransferase, whose translation MSLRHFLTTQDWSRAELDALLDQAVAFKHSRFGQQLAGKSIALLFFNPSMRTRTSFELGAHQLGGHAVVLAPGKDAWPIEFDLGTVMDGDTEEHVSEVARVLSRYVDLIGVRAFPKFQDWSVDREDRVIKAFAKYATVPVINLETITHPCQELAHVMALREKFGNLDKKKYVLTWTYHPKPLNTAVANSALLIATRFGMDVTLLCPTPEYVLDERYMELARQNVAESGGSLRVSHDIEDSYRGADIVYAKSWGALPYFGRWQDEAPIRQSHKHFIVDEAKMALTNNGVFSHCLPLRRNIKATDAVMDSPACIAIDEAENRLHVQKAVMAALARHTPSR comes from the coding sequence ATGTCACTTCGCCACTTTCTCACCACGCAGGATTGGTCACGCGCCGAGCTGGACGCGTTGCTGGACCAGGCCGTCGCCTTCAAGCATTCCCGCTTCGGCCAGCAGCTGGCGGGCAAGTCCATTGCCCTGCTGTTCTTCAACCCCTCCATGCGCACGCGCACCAGTTTCGAACTGGGCGCCCATCAGTTGGGCGGGCATGCGGTCGTGCTGGCGCCCGGCAAGGATGCCTGGCCGATCGAGTTCGACCTGGGCACCGTCATGGACGGCGATACCGAGGAGCACGTCTCCGAAGTAGCCCGCGTTCTGTCGCGCTACGTCGACCTGATCGGCGTGCGGGCGTTTCCGAAGTTCCAGGACTGGTCAGTGGACCGCGAAGACCGCGTCATCAAGGCATTCGCGAAGTACGCCACGGTGCCGGTGATCAACCTGGAAACCATCACGCATCCGTGCCAGGAGCTCGCGCACGTGATGGCGTTGCGTGAGAAATTCGGCAATCTGGACAAAAAGAAATACGTCCTGACCTGGACGTACCACCCCAAACCCCTCAACACGGCAGTGGCAAACTCGGCGCTCCTGATCGCCACGCGTTTCGGCATGGACGTGACGCTGCTGTGCCCGACGCCCGAGTACGTACTGGACGAGCGTTACATGGAACTGGCCCGCCAGAACGTTGCCGAGAGCGGCGGTTCGCTGCGGGTGAGCCACGATATCGAGGACAGCTACCGCGGCGCCGATATCGTCTACGCCAAGAGCTGGGGCGCGTTGCCGTACTTCGGCCGCTGGCAGGACGAGGCCCCGATCCGCCAGTCGCACAAACATTTTATTGTGGACGAGGCAAAAATGGCGCTGACCAACAACGGCGTCTTCAGCCATTGCCTGCCGCTGCGGCGCAATATCAAAGCGACCGACGCCGTAATGGACTCGCCGGCCTGCATCGCGATCGACGAGGCGGAAAACCGCCTGCATGTGCAGAAAGCCGTCATGGCAGCCTTGGCCCGGCACACGCCTTCGCGCTGA